Within Actinoplanes sp. L3-i22, the genomic segment TTCGACGGCCGGTCGGCGATCGGCGTCCTGAACTACGACGATCCCGCCGTCATGTCGCTCTCGTCACCTGAAACGGTGACTTATTCGGCGACCGGCGACTCGGCGGCGACCTGGTGGGCCGCCGACGTGCGGCCGTCCGCCTTCGGCCAGCTGTTCACCGCGCACGGGCCCGGCGGCCGCACCGTCGCGACCGGCGTGGCGCTGCCCGGCCTGCACAACGTGGCGAACGCGCTGCTCGCGCTGGCGCTGCTGGCCGCGGTCGGGATCGACCCGGAGGTCGCGGGCCGCGGGATCCTGGAGTGCCGGGGCGTGCCCGGCCGGCTGGAGCAGGTCGAGGCGGACAGCGAGGTGCTCGGCGTCGTCGACTACGCGCACAAGCCGAACGCGATCGTCGCCGCCCTGGCCGCGCTGCGCGAGCTGGCCACCGCCCGCGGCGGGCAGCTGATCTGCGTGCTCGGCGCCGGCGGCGACCGGGACCGGGGCAAGCGCCCGCTGATGGGCGAGGCCGCGGCGCACGGCGCCGACCTGGTGATCATCACGGACGACAACCCCAGGACCGAAGACCCTTCTTCGGTACGGGAGGCCGTGCGCCGTGGCGCCGAGGAGGCGCACACCGCCACCAAGGTGGTCGAGGTGGCCGGCCGCCGTGCGGCGATCGACGAGGCGGTCCGGCTGGCCGCGGCCGGCGACGTGATCGCCGTCCTGGGCAAGGGCAACGAACAGGGTCAGGAGGTGAACGGCCAGGTGCTGCCGTTCGACGACCGGATCGAGCTGGCCGCGGCACTGGGCGGTCGCTCATGATCCCGCTCTCCCTCGGCGAGATCGCCACGATCACCGGCGGTCGCCTGGTCAACAGCGACGGCGCGGAGACGGTCACCGGCGGGGTCGAGTACGACTCCCGCAAGGTCGGCCCGGGCGGCCTGTTCGTGGCGTTCGCCGGCGAGAAGGCGGACGGGCACGACTTCGGCCCGAAGGTGGTCGCGGCCGGCGCGGCCGGGGTCCTCGGCACCCGCGACGCCGGGGTGCCCGGTGTGGTGGTCGAGGACCAGCTGGACGCGCTGGCGAAATTGGCCCACGAGGTGGTCGGGCGGCTGCCCGAGCTGACCGTCGTCGGGCTGACCGGCTCGTCCGGCAAGACCACCACCAAGGACTACCTCGGGCAGCTGCTGTCCCGGCTCGGGCCGACCGTGGCGCCGGCCGGGTCGCTCAACAACGAGCTGGGCTTTCCGTACACGGTGCTGCAGGCCGACGAGAAGACCCGCTTCCTGGTGCTGGAGATGGGCGCCCGCGGGGTGGGGCACATCCGGTACCTGACCGACATCGTCCGGCCGTCGATCGGCGTGGTCCTGAACGTGGGGGCGGCGCACCTCGGCGAGTTCGGGTCGGTCGAGGGCACGGCGCTGGCCAAGGGGGAACTGGTCGAGGCGCTGCCGGCGGACGGCGTGGCGGTGCTGAACGCGGACGACGCGCTGGTGTCGGCGATGGCGTCGCGCACCGGGGCGCGGGTGCTGCTGGTCGGCGAGGCCGAGGGCGCGGACCTGCGGGCCACCGAGGTCGCGGTGGACTCGGCGGGGCGGGCTTCGTACGTACTGAAGCATGGTTTTGATCGGGGAGAGGTCCGGCTCGGGGTGGCCGGACGGCACCAGGTGGCGAACTCGCTGGCCGCCGCGGCGGTCGCGCTGACCGCGGGGATGGCCTTCGCGGAGCTGCTCGTCGCGCTCGGCGAGGTGGGCATCGTCTCCGGCCGGCGGATGGACGTGTTCGAGGGTCGCAACGGCGCGACCGTCGTCGACGACTCCTACAACGCGAACCCGTCGTCGACCGCGGCGGCGCTGCACGCGCTCGCCGCGATGGGGACCGGCAAGCGCACCACCGCCGTGCTCGGCTACATGGCCGAGCTCGGTGACCACGAGGTGCCCGGGCACGCCGAGGTGGGCCGCCTGGCCGCCGAGCTCGGTGTGGACCGGCTGATCGTGGTGGCGGAGAACGCCCGCCCGATCCTGGACGGGGCCGCGGAGGTGGGCGGATGGCGGGGCGCCGCGCACCTCGCCGCCGACCAGGCCGCCGCGATCGAGTTACTCCGGAACGACCTGCGCGCCGACGACGTCGTGCTGGTCAAGGGTTCCCGGTACCGCACATGGGACGTCGCCGACTGGCTCCGGCGTTCCGAGGAGGTTCAGCCCACGTGAGGGCAGTCATCGTCGCGGCCGCGGTCGCCTTTCTCATCTCGCTGTTCGGCACCCCGGTCGCGATCAGGGTCTTCTCGGCGCTCAAGGCCGGACAGCCGATCCGTACCCTCGGCCCCGCCTCGCACCAGGGCAAGCGGGGCACCCCGACGATGGGCGGCGTGGCCTTCATCCTGGCGACGGTCTTCGCCTACGTCGCCGGCCACCTCGCCCT encodes:
- a CDS encoding UDP-N-acetylmuramoyl-L-alanyl-D-glutamate--2,6-diaminopimelate ligase yields the protein MSGIPRPETVAPLPLSQLAQLLEATLHGGDIAVTGVTHSSGAVRPGDLYAALPGANRHGAEFVADAARLGAVAVLTNPDGRDLALAAGLPVLVAEDPRAVLGAAAAAIYGEPSRRLTMIGITGTAGKTSTSYLVEAGLRAAGKVTGLVGTVETRLGDFVVKSVRTTPEAPDLQAILAAGVERGVSAVVMEVSSHALVMGRADGIRFAASGYTNFGQDHLDFHPTSEEYFAAKARLFDGRSAIGVLNYDDPAVMSLSSPETVTYSATGDSAATWWAADVRPSAFGQLFTAHGPGGRTVATGVALPGLHNVANALLALALLAAVGIDPEVAGRGILECRGVPGRLEQVEADSEVLGVVDYAHKPNAIVAALAALRELATARGGQLICVLGAGGDRDRGKRPLMGEAAAHGADLVIITDDNPRTEDPSSVREAVRRGAEEAHTATKVVEVAGRRAAIDEAVRLAAAGDVIAVLGKGNEQGQEVNGQVLPFDDRIELAAALGGRS
- the murF gene encoding UDP-N-acetylmuramoyl-tripeptide--D-alanyl-D-alanine ligase is translated as MIPLSLGEIATITGGRLVNSDGAETVTGGVEYDSRKVGPGGLFVAFAGEKADGHDFGPKVVAAGAAGVLGTRDAGVPGVVVEDQLDALAKLAHEVVGRLPELTVVGLTGSSGKTTTKDYLGQLLSRLGPTVAPAGSLNNELGFPYTVLQADEKTRFLVLEMGARGVGHIRYLTDIVRPSIGVVLNVGAAHLGEFGSVEGTALAKGELVEALPADGVAVLNADDALVSAMASRTGARVLLVGEAEGADLRATEVAVDSAGRASYVLKHGFDRGEVRLGVAGRHQVANSLAAAAVALTAGMAFAELLVALGEVGIVSGRRMDVFEGRNGATVVDDSYNANPSSTAAALHALAAMGTGKRTTAVLGYMAELGDHEVPGHAEVGRLAAELGVDRLIVVAENARPILDGAAEVGGWRGAAHLAADQAAAIELLRNDLRADDVVLVKGSRYRTWDVADWLRRSEEVQPT